Proteins from a single region of Penaeus monodon isolate SGIC_2016 chromosome 29, NSTDA_Pmon_1, whole genome shotgun sequence:
- the LOC119591638 gene encoding Down syndrome cell adhesion molecule-like protein Dscam2 (The sequence of the model RefSeq protein was modified relative to this genomic sequence to represent the inferred CDS: added 42 bases not found in genome assembly), translating into MLQGRDTLVITGVGERDAGMYQCVAANSLGEAQASSQISIRDSVPSLRHTFIEQTLQPGPPVSLKCTALGHPTPVITWTLDGRPLTPSSAHYGGQRVSVGAWVDVGGQVVSQVNISSAGHMDGGLYACAAANSAGRVEHSARLNVYGPPSSRTPSNVTVVDGSEAAVACPVAGYPIKSVSWTLHGRPLSPKPRRSPRADGSLVFQSVEAEQDVGRYTCTASNAQGRTATASFILDVLKPPVLAELKFPAGLVEGMRFSLSCSLLSGDLPISLRWEKDGRPLPRDPVLTETHSQFFTNLVFTDIRGRHAGEYTCTASNAAASSSVTATM; encoded by the exons GCTGCAGGGGCGCGACACGCTGGTGATCACGGGCGTGGGCGAGAGGGACGCGGGCATGTACCAGTGCGTGGCGGCCAACAGCCTCGGCGAAGCGCAGGCGTCTAGTCAGATCAGCATCCGAG acTCCGTGCCCAGCCTGCGCCACACGTTCATCGAGCAGACGCTGCAGCCGGGCCCTCCCGTGTCCCTCAAGTGCACCGCCCTCGGCCACCCCACGCCCGTCATCACGTGGACGCTGGACGGCCGCCCGCTCACGCCCTCCAGCGCCCACTACGGCGGCCAGCGGGTGAGCGTGGGCGCGTGGGTGGACGTGGGCGGCCAGGTGGTCAGCCAGGTGAACATCAGCAGCGCCGGACACATGGACGGCGGCCTCTACGCCTGCGCCGCCGCCAACTCCGCCGGCAGGGTCGAGCACAGCGCCAGGCTCAACGTCTACG GCCCCCCGAGCAGCCGCACGCCGTCCAACGTGACCGTGGTGGACGGGTCGGAGGCGGCGGTGGCGTGCCCCGTGGCCGGCTACCCGATCAAGTCCGTGAGCTGGACGCTGCACGGCCGCCCGCTGAGCCCCAAGCCGCGCCGGTCCCCGAGGGCGGACGGCAGCCTCGTGTTCCAGAGCGTGGAGGCCGAGCAGGACGTGGGCCGCTACACGTGCACGGCCTCCAACGCGCAGGGCAGGACCGCCACCGCCTCCTTCATCCTCGACGTCCTCA agccgCCCGTGCTGGCCGAGCTGAAGTTCCCCGCCGGCCTGGTGGAGGGCATGCGGTTCTCCCTCTCGTGCTCCCTCCTCAGCGGCGACCTCCCCATCAGCCTGCGTTGGGAGAAGGACGGGCGGCCGCTTCCCAGGGACCCCGTGCTGACGGAGACGCACTCGCAGTTCTTCACCAACCTCGTCTTCACCGACATCCGCGGGAGGCACGCCGGAGAGTACACCTGCACGG